A portion of the Cyanobium sp. PCC 7001 genome contains these proteins:
- a CDS encoding dihydroorotate dehydrogenase-like protein, translated as MTFSTLTPDLSTRYLGLPLRTPLVVGAAGPLSETVSQLEALERAGAAAIVLHSLFEEQIEREQLALHWHVQQGSESYGEALSYLPELAAAHGGADPYLRLIEQARRRLAIPVIASLNGSRAGSWVETARRIEAAGASALELNIYVLPTDPELSSAAIEAEVEEIVREVRAEVALPLAVKLGPFFTNISAMARRVAAAGAQGLVLFNRFYQPDIDIEEMTVRPNLLLSTPHDLRLPMRWIALLHGRMDVDLIGSGGVHRGTDVVRLLMAGACATQVVAALLRHGPERLRGLEDELATWLMEHDVASVSELIGCMSQAQCPDPEEYERAQYMRAIQSYRPAEPIPVPGAW; from the coding sequence ATGACCTTCTCCACCCTCACCCCCGACCTCTCCACCCGCTACCTGGGTCTGCCGCTGCGCACGCCCCTGGTGGTGGGGGCGGCCGGCCCCCTCAGCGAAACCGTGTCTCAGCTGGAGGCCCTGGAGCGGGCCGGCGCCGCCGCGATCGTGCTCCACTCCCTGTTCGAGGAGCAGATCGAGCGGGAGCAACTGGCCCTGCACTGGCACGTGCAGCAGGGCAGCGAGAGCTACGGCGAGGCCCTCAGCTACCTGCCCGAGCTGGCCGCGGCCCATGGCGGTGCCGATCCCTACCTGCGGCTGATCGAGCAGGCCCGCCGGCGGCTCGCCATTCCCGTGATCGCCAGCCTCAACGGCAGCCGCGCAGGCAGCTGGGTGGAGACGGCCCGCCGCATCGAGGCCGCCGGGGCCTCCGCCCTCGAACTCAACATCTATGTGCTGCCCACCGATCCGGAGCTCTCCAGCGCCGCGATCGAGGCGGAGGTGGAGGAGATCGTGCGCGAGGTGCGCGCCGAGGTGGCGCTGCCGCTGGCGGTGAAGCTGGGCCCCTTCTTCACCAACATCAGTGCCATGGCGCGGCGGGTGGCGGCGGCCGGCGCCCAGGGGCTGGTGCTGTTCAACCGCTTCTATCAGCCCGATATCGACATCGAGGAGATGACGGTGCGGCCCAACCTGCTGCTCAGCACCCCCCACGATCTGCGCCTGCCGATGCGCTGGATCGCCCTGCTGCACGGCCGCATGGACGTGGATCTGATCGGCAGCGGTGGTGTGCACCGCGGCACCGACGTGGTGCGGCTGCTGATGGCGGGGGCCTGCGCCACCCAGGTGGTCGCAGCTCTGCTGCGCCACGGTCCGGAGCGGCTGCGGGGGCTGGAGGACGAGCTGGCCACCTGGCTGATGGAGCACGACGTGGCCAGCGTCAGCGAGCTGATCGGCTGCATGAGCCAGGCCCAGTGCCCCGACCCCGAGGAGTACGAGCGGGCCCAGTACATGCGGGCCATCCAGAGCTACCGGCCGGCTGAGCCCATCCCGGTCCCGGGGGCCTGGTGA
- the nifJ gene encoding pyruvate:ferredoxin (flavodoxin) oxidoreductase, translating to MTTPEQVTIDGNEAVARVAYRLNEVIAIYPITPASPMGEWADAWASQQRPNLWGSVPEVVELQSEGGAAGTVHGALQAGALTTTFTASQGLLLMIPNLYKVAGELTPAVIHVAARSLAAQGLSIFGDHGDVMAARGTGCGILCSASVQEAADTAAIAARASLISRVPFLHMFDGFRTSHEIQKVEALGDALLRALIPEPAVRGHRARGLSPEHPVVRGTAQNPDVYFQARESVNRFYDAGPAAVLEAMDRFAELTGRRYQPYEYTGPADAERVLVLMGSGAETALEAAEALQAAGERVGVLKLRLFRPFAARWLVEALPATTRAIAVLDRCKEPGSAGEPLYLDVLAAVAEEWPAVHGPAPLPRVLGGRYGLSSKEFTPAMVKAVADHLQLAIVPVLGAEARQVLNHFTVGIHDDVTHRSLPVEEGFVTERPRAESGEVRAVFYGLGSDGTVGANKAAIKIIGEGTDLHAQGYFVYDSKKSGSVTVSHLRFGPRPIRSTYLIQRPTFVACHQWDFVARFDLLAGIEPGGVVLLNSPFEPADTWARLPEALRQQIRQGGLEVHVINAYRVAREAGMGPHINTVMQACFFALSGVLPREEALERIRASIRHTYGRKGEAVVAMNLAALDASLDHLQPLDWRSLDATQAAGPPDAEAQPDPAPTEPSLGERLAEAPAFVRNVIAPMLERRGDALPVSALPCDGTWPVGTARWEKRNIAAEVPVWESDLCVQCGKCVMVCPHGVIRAKVADPAAFDAAPEGFRTAPARDHAFSGQTFTIQVAAEDCTGCSLCVEVCPARDRRQPRRKAINMAPQRPLRQQARGHWDFFLQLPEVARAGLNLHKIGQQQLQEPLFAFSGACAGCGETPYLKLATQLFGDRMLVANATGCSSIYGGNLPTTPWSANGEGRGPAWSNSLFEDNAEFGYGMRVALDQRRQAALSLLECLAPQLPPALVDGLRTADQGDEAGLMEQRQRVAALKERLQALLPQGEDSSPQSQTAARLLELADALVKTSVWLVGGDGWAYDIGFGGLDHVLASGRDVNVLVLDTEVYSNTGGQASKATPLGAVAKFAAGGKGAAKKDLGLMAMTYGHVYVASVAMGARDEHTIRAFLEAESYPGPSLILAYSHCIAHGIAMAKGMEHQKLAVDAGRWLLYRHDPRRLERGEAPLQLDNPAPSRSLKEAMAAEQRFQMLRYSQPERAHQLLEEAEAERDRRWAAYRALAGKAGGPTP from the coding sequence ATGACGACGCCGGAACAGGTCACCATCGATGGCAACGAGGCGGTGGCGCGGGTGGCCTACCGCCTCAACGAGGTGATCGCCATCTACCCGATCACCCCCGCCTCGCCGATGGGGGAATGGGCCGATGCCTGGGCGTCGCAGCAACGGCCCAACCTGTGGGGATCGGTGCCTGAGGTGGTGGAGCTGCAGAGCGAGGGCGGCGCCGCCGGCACCGTGCATGGCGCCCTGCAGGCCGGGGCGCTCACCACCACCTTCACGGCCTCCCAGGGCCTGCTGCTGATGATCCCCAACCTCTACAAGGTGGCGGGGGAGCTCACGCCGGCGGTGATCCACGTGGCCGCCCGCTCCCTGGCTGCCCAGGGGCTGTCGATCTTCGGCGACCACGGCGATGTGATGGCGGCCCGGGGCACGGGCTGCGGCATCCTCTGCTCGGCCTCGGTGCAGGAGGCCGCCGACACCGCCGCCATCGCGGCGCGGGCCAGCCTGATCAGCCGGGTGCCGTTCCTGCACATGTTCGACGGCTTCCGCACCTCCCACGAGATCCAGAAGGTGGAGGCCCTCGGCGATGCCCTGCTGCGGGCCCTGATCCCCGAGCCGGCGGTGCGCGGGCACCGGGCCCGCGGCCTCAGCCCGGAGCATCCGGTGGTGCGGGGCACGGCCCAGAACCCGGATGTGTACTTCCAGGCGCGGGAGTCGGTGAACCGCTTCTACGACGCGGGCCCGGCCGCCGTGCTCGAGGCGATGGACCGGTTCGCCGAACTCACCGGCCGCCGCTACCAGCCCTACGAGTACACGGGGCCGGCGGATGCCGAGCGGGTGCTGGTGCTGATGGGCTCCGGTGCCGAAACCGCCCTCGAGGCGGCCGAGGCGCTGCAGGCCGCCGGCGAGCGGGTGGGGGTGTTGAAGCTCAGGCTGTTCCGGCCCTTCGCGGCCCGCTGGCTGGTGGAGGCCCTGCCGGCCACCACCCGGGCGATCGCCGTGCTGGATCGCTGCAAGGAGCCCGGCTCCGCCGGTGAACCGCTCTACCTCGATGTGCTCGCCGCCGTGGCCGAGGAATGGCCGGCCGTGCATGGGCCGGCTCCCCTGCCGCGGGTGCTGGGGGGGCGCTACGGCCTCTCCTCCAAGGAGTTCACCCCGGCGATGGTGAAGGCGGTGGCCGATCACCTGCAGCTGGCGATCGTCCCGGTCTTGGGCGCCGAAGCCCGGCAGGTGCTCAACCACTTCACGGTGGGCATCCACGACGACGTGACCCACCGCTCCCTGCCGGTGGAGGAGGGCTTCGTGACCGAGCGCCCCCGCGCCGAATCCGGCGAGGTGCGGGCGGTGTTCTACGGCCTCGGCTCCGACGGCACCGTGGGCGCCAACAAGGCGGCGATCAAGATCATCGGCGAGGGCACCGATCTCCATGCCCAGGGCTACTTCGTCTACGACTCGAAGAAATCCGGCTCCGTCACCGTGTCGCACCTGCGCTTCGGGCCGCGGCCGATCCGCTCCACCTACCTGATCCAGCGGCCCACCTTCGTGGCCTGCCACCAGTGGGATTTCGTGGCCCGCTTCGATCTGCTGGCCGGCATCGAGCCGGGTGGGGTGGTGCTGCTCAACAGTCCCTTCGAGCCGGCCGACACCTGGGCGCGGCTGCCGGAGGCGCTGCGGCAGCAGATCCGCCAGGGCGGCCTGGAGGTGCACGTGATCAACGCCTACCGGGTGGCCCGCGAGGCGGGCATGGGGCCCCACATCAACACCGTGATGCAGGCCTGCTTCTTCGCCCTCAGCGGCGTGCTGCCCCGCGAGGAGGCCCTGGAGCGGATCCGCGCCTCGATCCGCCACACCTACGGCCGCAAGGGGGAGGCGGTGGTGGCCATGAACCTGGCGGCTCTCGATGCCAGCCTCGACCACCTGCAGCCGCTGGACTGGCGCAGCCTCGACGCCACTCAGGCTGCGGGCCCACCAGACGCCGAGGCGCAGCCGGATCCCGCCCCCACCGAGCCCAGCCTCGGCGAGCGGCTGGCGGAGGCCCCCGCCTTCGTGCGCAACGTGATCGCGCCGATGCTGGAGCGCCGCGGCGATGCGCTGCCCGTGAGCGCCCTGCCCTGCGACGGCACCTGGCCGGTGGGCACCGCCCGCTGGGAGAAGCGCAACATCGCCGCCGAGGTGCCGGTGTGGGAGAGCGACCTGTGCGTGCAGTGCGGCAAGTGCGTGATGGTGTGTCCCCATGGCGTGATCCGCGCCAAGGTGGCGGACCCGGCCGCCTTCGACGCCGCTCCCGAGGGCTTCCGCACCGCCCCGGCCCGCGACCATGCCTTCAGCGGCCAGACCTTCACGATCCAGGTGGCCGCCGAAGACTGCACCGGCTGCAGCCTCTGCGTTGAGGTGTGTCCGGCGCGGGACCGGCGCCAGCCCCGGCGCAAGGCGATCAACATGGCGCCGCAGCGGCCACTGCGGCAGCAGGCCCGCGGTCACTGGGATTTCTTCCTGCAGCTGCCCGAAGTGGCCAGGGCCGGGCTGAATCTGCACAAGATCGGCCAGCAGCAGCTGCAGGAGCCCCTGTTCGCCTTCTCCGGCGCCTGCGCCGGCTGCGGCGAAACCCCCTACCTCAAGCTCGCCACCCAGCTGTTCGGGGACCGGATGCTGGTGGCCAACGCCACGGGCTGCAGCTCCATCTACGGCGGCAACCTGCCCACCACCCCCTGGAGCGCCAACGGCGAGGGCCGCGGTCCGGCCTGGAGCAACTCGCTCTTCGAGGACAACGCCGAGTTCGGCTACGGCATGCGCGTGGCCCTCGACCAGCGGCGGCAGGCGGCCCTCTCCTTGCTGGAGTGTCTGGCGCCGCAGCTGCCGCCGGCCCTGGTGGACGGGCTGCGCACGGCGGATCAGGGCGACGAGGCCGGCCTCATGGAGCAGCGGCAGCGGGTGGCGGCGCTCAAGGAACGGCTGCAGGCGCTGCTGCCGCAGGGAGAGGACTCCTCCCCCCAGAGCCAGACGGCCGCCCGGCTGCTGGAGCTGGCCGACGCCCTGGTGAAGACGAGCGTGTGGCTGGTGGGCGGTGACGGCTGGGCCTACGACATCGGCTTCGGCGGTCTCGATCACGTGCTGGCCAGCGGTCGCGACGTGAACGTGCTGGTGCTCGACACCGAGGTGTACTCCAACACCGGCGGCCAGGCGTCGAAGGCCACGCCGCTGGGGGCGGTGGCGAAGTTCGCCGCCGGCGGCAAGGGTGCCGCCAAGAAGGATCTGGGCCTGATGGCGATGACCTATGGCCACGTGTACGTGGCCAGCGTGGCCATGGGCGCCCGTGACGAGCACACCATCCGCGCCTTCCTGGAGGCGGAGAGCTACCCGGGCCCCTCGCTGATCCTGGCCTACTCCCACTGCATCGCCCACGGCATCGCCATGGCCAAGGGCATGGAGCACCAGAAGCTGGCGGTGGATGCGGGCCGCTGGCTGCTCTACCGCCACGACCCCCGGCGGTTGGAGCGCGGCGAGGCTCCACTGCAGCTCGACAACCCGGCGCCGAGCCGCTCCCTGAAGGAGGCGATGGCGGCGGAGCAGCGTTTCCAGATGCTGCGCTACAGCCAGCCGGAGCGGGCCCACCAGCTGCTGGAGGAAGCCGAGGCCGAACGCGACCGCCGCTGGGCCGCCTACCGCGCCCTGGCCGGCAAGGCCGGAGGCCCCACGCCATGA
- a CDS encoding HypC/HybG/HupF family hydrogenase formation chaperone has product MCLATAGLILDIVDAEDPLWRSAEVDFGGVRQQVSLACLPEAVVGDRVLVHVGVALALVEEPLPREERP; this is encoded by the coding sequence ATGTGCCTGGCCACTGCGGGCCTGATCCTGGACATCGTTGATGCCGAGGATCCCCTCTGGCGGAGCGCGGAGGTGGACTTCGGTGGCGTGCGCCAGCAGGTGAGCCTGGCCTGCCTGCCCGAGGCGGTGGTGGGCGATCGCGTGCTCGTGCACGTGGGGGTCGCCCTCGCCCTGGTGGAGGAGCCCCTGCCCCGGGAGGAACGGCCATGA
- the hypF gene encoding carbamoyltransferase HypF codes for MSPARLLLHCRGTVQGVGFRPFVHRLARALDLVGEVENVAGAVRVDLQGERPALEQFLGRLGSELPAPARLEPLQPRWLPPLSRPPRAVRIAAAAPRPLGAGLIAQALVADRAPCPACLAELADPTDRRHGYPFISCAACGPRYSIATAEPFARAHTTLAAFPLCAACRSEFEDPADRRFHAETIGCPACGPRLQLLAAAPDTLPAGRDPIAAAADLLRAGGILALQGVGGFQLLVEATRQEAVQRLRRRKSRPAKPFALLVADPAWLEPQVRIGEAEIRLLRSPAAPIVLLRRRHDPQALQGPAAMVVAEAVAPGSPALGVMLPASPLHRLLVAAVGRPLVATSGNPSGEPLCIDPLEARQRLAGIADAFLLHNRPIARPLDDSLVQLIDGRPVLLRRARGHAPAALDLPLPPPADHAALALGGDLKAAPALARGGQIWVAPYQGDLAGARQQRAVEQGLDELLQTLGLGGAPPDGDSPVGASAPLLVADAHPGYVGTALAARLAQRYGTALQHVQHHRAHGLAVAAEHGLAGPLLVWAADGLGYGPGPGPQLWGGELLLLDGAGAAQRLACLRPWPLPGGERAMRECRRTALGLLLAADPALLHHPGAAACRGAFSPAERQLLAAAVAGGCNAPRTTALGRLFDAVASLLDVLQEQSYEGEAGLRLEGLARRRDQAAENPSLAAEEPVGALLPLVPVPPAEAPDLPLGWLDWEPLLRRLLDALAAEAAPESLASGFHHALTASLVAAAARAAELSGCRRVALAGGCFQNALLLEGCIAGLRRAGLQPCWSEQLPCNDGGLALGQLWAVLPRVSRTEAAAPAPHVPGHCGPDPGHR; via the coding sequence TTGAGTCCAGCCCGGCTGCTGCTGCACTGCCGCGGCACCGTGCAGGGGGTGGGCTTCCGGCCGTTCGTGCACCGCCTCGCCCGGGCGCTGGATCTGGTGGGGGAGGTGGAGAACGTGGCGGGTGCGGTGCGGGTGGATCTGCAGGGGGAACGCCCGGCCCTGGAGCAGTTTCTGGGCCGCCTCGGCAGCGAGCTGCCCGCACCGGCACGGCTGGAGCCGCTGCAGCCCCGATGGTTGCCGCCCTTGTCCCGTCCGCCGCGGGCGGTGCGCATCGCCGCGGCGGCCCCCCGGCCCCTTGGTGCCGGCCTGATCGCCCAGGCCCTGGTGGCCGATCGGGCGCCCTGCCCGGCCTGCCTGGCGGAGCTGGCCGATCCGACCGACCGCCGCCACGGCTACCCCTTCATCAGCTGCGCGGCCTGCGGCCCGCGCTACTCGATCGCCACCGCCGAGCCCTTCGCCCGGGCCCACACCACCCTGGCGGCCTTCCCCCTGTGTGCCGCCTGCCGCAGCGAGTTCGAGGATCCCGCCGACCGCCGCTTCCACGCCGAAACCATCGGCTGCCCCGCCTGCGGGCCGCGGCTGCAGCTGCTCGCCGCTGCTCCGGACACGCTCCCGGCGGGGCGGGACCCGATCGCTGCGGCGGCAGATCTGCTGCGCGCCGGCGGAATCCTGGCCCTGCAGGGCGTGGGCGGCTTCCAGCTGCTGGTGGAGGCCACCCGGCAGGAGGCAGTGCAGCGGCTGCGGCGGCGCAAGAGCCGGCCGGCCAAGCCCTTTGCCCTGCTGGTGGCCGATCCGGCTTGGCTGGAGCCCCAGGTGCGGATCGGCGAGGCGGAGATCCGGCTGCTGCGCTCACCGGCCGCCCCGATCGTGCTGCTGCGCCGCCGCCACGATCCGCAGGCGCTCCAGGGGCCGGCCGCGATGGTCGTGGCCGAGGCGGTGGCTCCCGGCAGTCCGGCCCTGGGGGTGATGCTGCCCGCCTCGCCGCTGCACCGGCTGCTGGTGGCGGCGGTGGGCCGTCCCCTGGTGGCCACCAGCGGCAACCCCAGCGGTGAGCCCCTCTGCATCGATCCGCTCGAGGCGCGGCAGCGGCTGGCGGGCATTGCCGACGCCTTCCTGCTGCACAACCGCCCCATCGCCCGCCCCCTCGACGACTCCCTGGTCCAGCTGATCGACGGCCGGCCCGTGCTTCTGCGCCGGGCCCGCGGCCATGCCCCGGCCGCCCTGGATCTGCCGCTGCCACCACCGGCCGATCACGCCGCCCTCGCCCTGGGCGGCGACCTCAAGGCCGCCCCGGCCCTGGCCCGTGGCGGGCAGATCTGGGTGGCGCCCTACCAGGGGGACCTGGCCGGAGCCCGCCAGCAGCGGGCGGTGGAGCAGGGGCTCGATGAGCTGCTGCAGACATTGGGGCTGGGCGGAGCTCCACCGGATGGAGATTCGCCGGTTGGAGCTTCAGCGCCCTTGCTGGTGGCCGATGCCCATCCCGGCTACGTGGGCACCGCCCTGGCGGCACGGCTGGCGCAGCGCTACGGGACGGCCCTGCAGCACGTGCAGCACCACCGGGCCCATGGGCTGGCGGTGGCGGCGGAGCACGGCCTGGCGGGCCCCCTGCTGGTGTGGGCCGCCGACGGCCTGGGCTACGGCCCCGGGCCCGGCCCCCAGCTCTGGGGCGGTGAACTGCTGCTGCTCGACGGCGCCGGCGCAGCGCAGCGCCTGGCCTGCCTGCGGCCCTGGCCCCTGCCGGGGGGCGAGCGGGCGATGCGCGAGTGCCGCCGCACCGCCCTGGGGCTGCTGTTGGCGGCTGATCCCGCCCTGCTGCACCACCCGGGCGCCGCTGCCTGCCGGGGGGCCTTCAGCCCCGCCGAGCGCCAGCTGCTGGCGGCGGCGGTGGCCGGCGGCTGCAACGCTCCCCGCACCACTGCCCTGGGGCGCCTGTTCGATGCGGTGGCCTCGCTGCTGGACGTGCTGCAGGAGCAGAGCTACGAGGGGGAGGCGGGGCTGCGGCTGGAGGGGCTGGCGCGGCGCCGGGACCAGGCGGCGGAGAACCCGTCACTGGCGGCAGAAGAGCCTGTGGGGGCGTTGCTGCCCCTGGTGCCCGTGCCGCCGGCCGAGGCCCCCGATCTGCCTCTGGGCTGGCTCGACTGGGAGCCTCTGCTGCGCCGGCTGCTCGATGCCCTGGCTGCCGAGGCGGCACCGGAGTCCCTGGCGTCAGGCTTTCACCACGCGCTCACGGCCTCGCTGGTGGCGGCAGCGGCGCGGGCGGCCGAGCTGAGCGGCTGCCGCCGGGTGGCCCTGGCCGGCGGCTGCTTCCAGAACGCCCTGCTGCTGGAGGGTTGCATCGCTGGTCTGCGCCGCGCCGGCCTGCAGCCCTGCTGGAGCGAGCAGCTGCCCTGCAACGACGGCGGCCTCGCCCTCGGCCAGCTGTGGGCAGTTCTGCCGCGCGTTTCTAGAACGGAGGCAGCCGCTCCGGCACCCCATGTGCCTGGCCACTGCGGGCCTGATCCTGGACATCGTTGA
- the hypB gene encoding hydrogenase nickel incorporation protein HypB: MTAPPITAAQEPASTTRTLPLHAALLQRNDAGAEALRQRFQAAGVTAVNLLSSPGSGKTALLEALARRLDPARLAVVVGDLATDNDASRLRAAGLRAAAITTGQACHLEAAMVADGLHRLSHQGVALEQLDLLVIENVGNLVCPGAYDLGESLRVVLVSTTEGEDKPLKYAPIFHGADLVLITKIDLAEAVEFDRAAAHAAIARVAPHARVLETSARSGAGLDALIALLGQAVPVH, from the coding sequence GTGACCGCCCCACCAATCACGGCTGCCCAGGAGCCGGCCAGCACCACGCGCACCCTGCCGCTGCACGCCGCCCTGCTGCAGCGCAACGATGCCGGGGCCGAGGCCCTGCGCCAGCGCTTCCAGGCCGCCGGGGTCACGGCGGTGAACCTGCTCTCCTCCCCCGGCTCCGGCAAGACCGCCCTGCTGGAGGCCCTCGCCCGGCGCCTGGATCCCGCCCGCCTGGCGGTGGTGGTGGGTGATCTGGCCACCGACAACGACGCCAGCCGCCTGCGCGCTGCCGGTCTGCGCGCCGCCGCCATCACCACCGGCCAGGCCTGCCACCTGGAGGCGGCGATGGTGGCCGACGGCCTGCACCGCCTCAGCCACCAGGGCGTGGCCCTCGAGCAGCTCGACCTGCTGGTGATCGAGAACGTGGGCAACCTGGTGTGCCCCGGCGCCTACGACCTGGGCGAGAGCCTGCGGGTGGTGCTCGTGTCCACCACCGAGGGCGAGGACAAGCCGCTCAAGTACGCGCCGATCTTCCACGGCGCCGATCTGGTGCTGATCACCAAGATCGACCTGGCCGAGGCGGTCGAGTTCGACCGCGCCGCCGCCCACGCCGCCATCGCCCGCGTCGCCCCCCACGCCCGGGTGCTGGAGACCTCCGCCCGGAGCGGCGCCGGCCTTGACGCCCTGATCGCCCTGCTGGGGCAGGCCGTTCCGGTTCATTGA
- the hypA gene encoding hydrogenase maturation nickel metallochaperone HypA, with product MHELSLMEAVRDQALAAARAEGARRIAAISLRVGELSGVEVEALRFAFPVVMAGTIAAAAELRIDLEPAECHCAVCEAPFPAPDGCCDCPRCGTISRRLLRGRDLRLLALEVE from the coding sequence ATGCATGAGCTCAGCCTGATGGAGGCCGTGCGCGATCAGGCCCTGGCGGCCGCCAGGGCCGAAGGGGCCCGTCGCATCGCCGCGATCAGCCTGCGGGTTGGAGAGCTTTCGGGGGTGGAGGTGGAGGCCCTGCGTTTCGCCTTCCCGGTGGTGATGGCCGGCACGATCGCCGCCGCCGCCGAGCTGCGCATCGATCTGGAGCCGGCCGAATGCCACTGCGCCGTGTGCGAGGCCCCCTTCCCCGCCCCCGATGGCTGCTGCGACTGCCCCCGCTGCGGCACCATCAGCCGCCGGCTGCTGCGCGGCCGCGACCTGCGCCTGCTGGCCCTGGAAGTGGAGTAG
- a CDS encoding hydrogenase maturation protease, with product MIGIGNPLRGDDGVGALLAEAAGGLCLHQLTPELAAELTPLERVLFIDAWLAPESAGPSSSPRLDPLTAAAEPRNTSTSHRLDPAELLAITAALYGRAPRGAWLRVPAFAFDHGSELSPQLQASLPQANRLLQQWLKEGSPDA from the coding sequence GTGATCGGCATCGGCAACCCCCTGCGCGGCGACGACGGGGTCGGCGCCCTGCTGGCCGAGGCGGCCGGTGGCCTCTGCCTGCACCAGCTCACCCCCGAGCTGGCCGCCGAGCTGACGCCCCTGGAGCGGGTGCTGTTCATCGATGCCTGGCTGGCACCCGAGTCGGCGGGGCCCAGTTCCTCCCCCCGGCTTGATCCGTTAACCGCTGCCGCCGAGCCACGAAACACCAGCACCAGCCACCGGCTCGATCCCGCCGAGCTGCTGGCGATCACCGCCGCCCTCTACGGCCGCGCCCCCCGCGGCGCCTGGTTGCGGGTGCCGGCCTTTGCTTTCGATCACGGCAGCGAGCTCTCGCCCCAGCTCCAGGCCTCGCTGCCCCAGGCCAACCGCCTGCTGCAGCAGTGGCTCAAGGAGGGCAGCCCCGATGCATGA
- a CDS encoding YdiU family protein, whose amino-acid sequence MVSTSPSPAAHSTAEFSAFAGLANYSLLDALTPDPEASADGADHRPRQVCSGHYVPVTPTPLPDPVYVAHSSTLFRELGLTDDLAQNPEFVRIFSGDLSAAPKPMRPYGWATGYALSIYGTEYVRQCPFGTGNGYGDGRAISVFEGVFNGRRWEMQLKGGGPTPYCRGGDGRAVLRSSVREFLAQEHMHALGIPTSRSLTLYASSSETVVRPWYSPESRSSDPDILVKEPVAISTRVAPSFLRVGQLELFARRVRGNAHPGALEELRLIVAHLIEREYGADIDPALPFAGQLVELARCFSGRLTALVAHWLRVGYCQGNFNSDNCAAGGFTLDYGPFGFCERFDPAFQPWTGGGDHFAFFNQPAAAEANFHMFWTAVRPLLAEAPEALERFDAVRQGFADAMESRIQAMWASKLGLAAYEPALVQELLQLMVATQVDYTLLFRQLSELPEEASALEQSFYAEPSEPLVSQWQAWLQRWRDHVTSQGDPAELSARMKRVNPKVTWREWLVVPAYQQAAMGDYALVRELQEVLTHPYDEPSPEIEAKYCQLRPEAFFTAGGVSHYSCSS is encoded by the coding sequence ATGGTCTCCACCTCGCCATCACCTGCTGCGCACTCCACCGCCGAGTTCAGTGCGTTTGCGGGGTTGGCGAACTACTCCCTGCTGGACGCCTTGACTCCGGATCCAGAAGCGTCTGCTGATGGAGCTGACCATCGCCCCCGGCAGGTGTGCTCCGGCCACTACGTCCCTGTCACTCCCACTCCCCTGCCAGACCCCGTCTACGTCGCCCACAGCAGCACCCTGTTCCGCGAGCTGGGCCTGACCGACGACCTGGCCCAGAACCCTGAATTCGTCCGGATCTTCTCCGGCGATCTCTCGGCGGCCCCTAAACCGATGCGCCCCTACGGCTGGGCCACGGGCTACGCGCTCTCGATCTACGGCACCGAATACGTGCGCCAGTGCCCCTTCGGTACGGGCAATGGCTATGGCGATGGCCGGGCGATCTCGGTGTTCGAGGGCGTGTTCAACGGCCGTCGCTGGGAGATGCAGCTCAAGGGGGGCGGCCCCACCCCCTACTGCCGCGGCGGCGATGGCCGCGCCGTCCTGCGCTCCAGCGTGCGCGAGTTTCTGGCGCAGGAGCACATGCACGCCCTGGGCATTCCCACCTCGCGCTCGCTCACGCTCTACGCCTCCAGCTCCGAAACCGTGGTGCGGCCTTGGTACTCGCCCGAGTCCCGCTCCAGCGACCCCGACATCCTCGTGAAGGAGCCGGTGGCGATCTCCACCCGCGTGGCGCCCTCGTTCCTGCGCGTGGGGCAGCTGGAGTTGTTCGCCCGCCGCGTGCGCGGCAACGCCCATCCGGGAGCCCTGGAGGAGCTGCGCCTGATCGTGGCCCACCTGATCGAGCGGGAGTATGGCGCCGACATCGATCCAGCCCTGCCCTTCGCCGGGCAGCTCGTGGAGCTGGCCCGCTGTTTCAGTGGCCGTCTCACAGCCCTGGTGGCGCACTGGCTGCGGGTGGGCTACTGCCAGGGCAACTTCAACAGCGACAACTGCGCCGCCGGTGGCTTCACGCTCGACTACGGCCCCTTCGGTTTCTGCGAGCGCTTCGATCCCGCCTTCCAGCCCTGGACCGGGGGCGGCGACCACTTCGCCTTCTTCAACCAGCCCGCCGCCGCTGAGGCCAATTTCCACATGTTCTGGACTGCCGTGCGGCCGTTGCTGGCCGAGGCTCCTGAGGCGCTGGAGCGCTTCGACGCCGTGCGCCAGGGCTTCGCCGACGCCATGGAGAGCCGGATCCAGGCGATGTGGGCGTCCAAGCTCGGCCTGGCCGCCTACGAGCCCGCTCTGGTGCAGGAGCTGCTGCAGCTGATGGTGGCCACCCAGGTGGACTACACCCTCCTGTTCCGCCAGCTCTCCGAGCTGCCTGAGGAGGCTTCAGCCCTGGAGCAGAGCTTCTACGCCGAGCCATCCGAGCCGCTGGTGTCCCAATGGCAGGCCTGGCTGCAGCGCTGGCGCGATCACGTCACCAGCCAGGGCGATCCGGCCGAGCTGTCGGCCCGGATGAAACGGGTGAACCCCAAGGTCACCTGGCGCGAGTGGCTTGTCGTTCCCGCCTACCAGCAGGCGGCCATGGGCGACTACGCCCTGGTGCGGGAGCTGCAGGAAGTGCTCACCCATCCCTATGACGAGCCCTCGCCCGAGATCGAGGCCAAGTACTGCCAGCTCCGGCCCGAGGCCTTCTTCACCGCCGGCGGCGTGTCGCACTACAGCTGTTCCTCCTGA